The DNA segment TGTTTTGTTCTTTGTTTTAATAAAATGAACTTCATCTCGTAAGGTGTAATGACTCCGAGATACTTCATCGAGCTTGGAGTTCATGTTGTTTTGCCTTTCATTAAGAAGGATGAGCAGCTCTCGTTCAGAAAGCTTACTCATATCCATGCGAGATTCATTCATAATTTACGGTTATGCGTTATCACTCACGATTGCACCTCGAGCCTCCTCTCGTGTAGGCATCACAATAAAGTGATGACGGAAATTAACGAGATTACGTTGAGTTAGCGGATCAGTACTTGCTTTAGAGTGATACATTTTAGTCCATCCCTTCGCTTTTGCAGCCCGATTAAGGCTAAAAAATACCGACGCCTCCCTGTCTGTATCAGTAGGTATAGCCCCAAATGAGAGTTTTGTTTTTGTGGCTGGAGAAAAGTAAGGATTTGCCATATAAGAATAAAATTCAAACCCTAAACGGTTGTATACTTTTCCGGCAACAGGCTCAAAATATTGATCCTTAAACTTTGGATCAAGCTCTAGCAAATCATTTTCGTGATCTGAACATAGTACTAATCGACGTCCTTTCTTAGGAACCCCTAACTTATCAATGGCTTTTTTAAAGCGAACCAAGTCAGCCCATACAAGTCGCTTACGGCCTGTACCATCATCTTCTCCAGTTGTTACTAGAACAGGCATAGTAGAAGTCTCACTCGAGGGGGCTAGAGCATGAATGGATTTTTGTATTTTCCATTCCAAAATTGCTTCCGCATGCGTCTCTTTTGTGAGCCCCATTTTGTCGTACGACAAGGCATACAGCTCATCATCGGTTATTGGAGTTGCGGTAGTTTGATACTTATCAAGCGCAATAGGTATATCTTCACCATCCTGCTCCTTGATTGCAATCGGATAGGTTGTATTATTTATTAAAACATCAGGGTGTATACCAAAGTAAGTGAGATGAATAACCTGCATTTCGTCACCTACGGCGGCAACGTGCTGCGAATAATCTTTTATTCCATCTAAGAATGTTCCTTCACCTAGAGACGATAAGCGTTTTACAACTTCTTTTGTCCACACCTCCTTATATACACCAGATTGAGCAATAAAGCCTAAGCTGTTTAAAGGGATAAACGAAGCTGAAAATAAAACAGCTGTTGTTTCAAAGGCTGGCAATCCTGTGGCCATGGCTATTCCTGCGCCTGACAGCACAGAAACTAATAATGAGCAAAAAATACTAAAAAATAATTTCATTTTATTTGAATAAAAAAGTTTACAATCGAATTACTAGAACCTACACTTCAGGCTCTACTCCATACTCAGCTTTATACAAAGCTTTAAACTGCTCTGGGTCAGTTTCGGCCATGGCCTCTAAATCACCAGGAGCCTTGCTCTGATAATCATCCCACGTCCAAGCTTTACGCTCAGCAGATGAACTGGGTAAACCGGCTTTATCTCCTTTTATGTGACTAATAATACTATCTGCCTTTTGCATATCTGCGAATATGCCGTTAAGATCATCTAAACCCAACTTTTCTCCTCTAGCAACATAATCGGATTTTTGCTCCTTAGTAATTTTACCAGCCGCAATAGCAACATCTACAGCCGCTACAATAGCTTTTTTTCTCTCTGCTTTGGCAGCATCATCTTTAGCCTGCATTTTTGCATCAATAGCGGCCAAAATTTCTTCATCGGTACTTTCAGCCGTTACACTAGTAAGGTCGTACCTTGTAATCATTTCTGCTTTGTTCATCTCTGCTTTTGAATTTAATTGTGTTTTTTGCGTCGTAGTAAGTGCAGCAAAACGTTCATATGTTGCACGGGCTCCAATGGCACTTGCAGTATCGGTGTCAAGGCTTTGGATATTTTCTTTAGGTTTGAATTTAGAACCAACAAGGCGCATTTCAATTAACTGATCGGCATCAAACCAATAGTCGGACCCATCAAACCAACTTTCTATTTCGTCATCGGTTTTACCGGTTCTTTCCTTTAATACGGCCTTAAAGTTCTTTTCAAGCAACCTAAGCAAATTCGCGGCCTGCTCTAAATCCTTAGCCGTCCCATTAGCTCCACCAGAGGGGCTGTGACACATTCCTAAACCATTTTCGGCAATATGTACATTTTCTACTGGCGCAGCCAACATGATTATAAAACCCATACTCGCTGCCACCCCATCTATGTATATGTTTAGTTCACCATCAAAACCCGATAGAAAATTGTATATCAGATTTCCATCAAATACTGAACCTCCATAAGTGTGCATCCTAAAGTCTAGCTTATTGTATCCTGTTTGCTTTACCTCTTCAATAGCAGCTGCAACATTTCTATAATCCATATAGTAACCCCCTACGTATCCATAAATGGTTAATACTGCTTTGTCTGCTAATTTTTCAACTTTAAACATTTGCTTTATTACTTGTTTTGCGACGTATTTGTCATTTAGTATGTACAAGATTAGCCCATGCGAAAGGCATATGCAAAATATAGTGTAAGCCTTGTAATATAGCGTGTAATCATATTACTAATATTCGTTTTACAATGCTGTATACTCCACTTTTGCATGTAAATAAAGTATAAATGGCAAAGGAGAAAGAACAAAAAATAGCACGCGTACTTTTTGTAGAGCAGGGGAAGACAGCTAAGGAAATTAGCCGGTTAGTGAATGTTAGTGAGCAAACATTAAGCAAATGGATTAATACAAAAAATTGGAGAGCTGAACGAAATGCCCGTTTATCAGCTCCTGGCGTTCGAACTGACAACATTAAACAACTAATAAACGACCTTACTGAACAGCGCTTAACGCTCACACGCGAACTTAAAGAAGCTGAGAGCAATCTCGATTTAGAACGCTGTACCGAATTACGTTCCTCTATTGCCAAAGTTGATGACGGGGTAAGCAAATGGAATAAAACACTTGAAACTATTAACAAAGAGAGTACGGTAACATTATCAACCTACCTCGCTGTTATGGAAATGATTTTTGATGCTTTGCGTGAGCATGACGAAAAGCTTTTTTTACAAATGCTCGACTTTCAAGAGGTGCATTTAAACGATGTTTCATTAAAGTTTAAATAGCGATGAAGGCACAAGATAAACAGGCATTAAAAAAGTATCAGGAGAAACTTAACCTGATTCGATCTGGTAACTCAATTAACCCCAACGAAACCAAAACAGAACAAGAGGAACGAATTGAGAGAGCGAAAAAAGACTATGGTTTCTTTGTAATAACCTACTTTAAACATTATGCCGATGCTGATTGTGCAGACTTTCAGATTAAGCTAGCCAACAGAATTAAAAAGAATCCTAAATGTAGAGAGTTGGTAAGGTGGGGACGTGGTTTAGCAAAGTCGGTTCATTGTGATATTCTTATTCCATTGTGGTTATGGATTAACGATGAAAAAATCTACATGGTTATTGTAGGTAATAACTATGATAAGGCTGAAACTCTTTTAAGTGATGTGCAAGCCGAATTTGAAAGTAACCCATTACTTATACACGATTATGGAGATCAAAAGCTAGTAGGTTCTTGGACTGATGGAGATTTTAATACTAAGGACAATAGGTTTAAAGGTAAAGCTTTGGGTATGGATACCAGTCCACGAGGATTAAGAGAAGGCTCTCAACGACCAAACCTAATTGTTTGTGATGATTTAGAGGATAAGTTCACTTCTAAAAATCCCAAAAGACAAGATGATGTTGTTGAATGGATTGAAAAGGATCTATTAAAAACAATGGACGGACCTATTAGGAGATACCTTCACCCTAATAATGATCCATGGCCTAGAAGTATTCAGAATTTACTTGAAGCCAGACACCCAAAATGGCACTTAGATGAAGTAAAAGCTTACGACCAGGTAACCTATAAACCGGCATGGCATCAAAAGTATGATGATGACTATTACCGTGAAATCGAAGAGGAAGACGGAAGTTTAGCCTCACGAGCTGAGTACAACCACGAAAAGCATACTGAAGGTAAAATTTTTACCGATGACTTAATACAATGGGCTAAGCCTCCCCGCATCGACCATTTTAAAATCATTGTAGGTTTTTGGGATGTAGCCTACTCAGGCAAAAACGACTACAACGCTGTTAAGGTTTGGGGCTTGCATGGTCGTAACTTTTGGCACTTAAAAGCTTTTTGTAAACAGTGTCAAATGGTGGATGCCATTCGCTTTATGTATGACTACGAAAAAGAGATTCCAAGCAACATAATTATACACTGGAAAGTTGAAAGCCAGTTTTGGAACAAACCGTTAAAAGATGCTCTAAAGTTGGTTGAAAATGAGAAACGTAGACCGTTAAATATTATTATCGTAGAGCGTCCACGGATTAATAAATACGACCGTATTTTAACCATGCACCCATATTATCAGAATGGTAGGATATACCATAATGAAAGGGAGAAAGGTAATAATGATATGCAAACAGGAATTAGTCAGCTTAAAGGAATTGAGCCAAAATACAAAACTCATGATGACGGACCCGATGCAGATGAACAAGCCATAAACCAATTATCTGACTATATAGAGAGAGACAATTTTAAACCTATGACCACATCCATAGAGGAAATGAGGTCGTACAGCAGAAACCGTTTTTAATATGAGTTGTAAACATAAATATGAATTCTCTCGAAATGAAAGCTACTGGTATTATTGTGGTCGCAACAATAAAGCATTTGTGAGTACTTCTTTTTACTACTGTGAAATATGTTGCGAAGAGAAAGAAGTCACTAAACAAACAAGTGCATTTCCAAGTGAAGAATATAAATTACCAGACTGGGCTAAGGCAATTAACAAACACAGGAGGGATTTAGACGCATTATATTACTAAGTAAAATAAAAACATGGCATTCTTAAAAGAAAGTGATTATACAGTTCTCATTCGAAGTGAGATTGAAAAAATTATTGATGCTACAACAGAGCGCAGTAAAATACTGACAGCCGAAAAAATGGCTATTGCACAAATGCGAAACCATTTATCAGGTCGATTAGATGTAGATGCAATTTTTATTGATGCGCCTGCGGATGGGGAGGATGATTTGCGCGATCAGTACATCGTGATGCTAGCCATTGACATTACACTTTACCATTTATGGACTAAAGAAGGTGGTAATAACATTCCTAAAACACGTGAGTTGCGTTATAACGATGCACTAAAATGGTTACAAGATATACAAGCAGGGGCGCAAAGTGACTTGCCGCTTGCTACAGAGGATGGAATAGAACAAGGATTAGTGAAAATTTGGAGCGCTTCTGCTCCTGAGGATAATACCTATTAACATGAGAATTACAGAAAACATAACAAAAGAGTTTTTGTGGGGAGCATTTAAAAAAACTACATCGCCATTGATGGCTGCAGCTGGAAATAGTAAGGGTATCATTACACAACTGATTAGTGAGTTTGCAGACAGAAGTCGTTCAGACATTAAAAAATGGAGGGCGGCATTGTCAGCCTTTGAAGACCCAGATGACCCTAAAAGTGTACTACTGCAGGATTTGTTACGTAACCTCATGAGCGATGGCCACCTGATGGCTCAAATTCAAATTCGTAAAGCGGCTACATTAAGTAACCGTTTTATGGTAATTGACAAAAATGGTCAGGAGGTAGAAGAAAAAACCGAACTTTTGCAAACGGAATGGTTTTTCGACATTATGGAACACTTGCTAGATTCTCGTTTTTTTGGCTACTCGGTTCTAGAGCTAACTGACCCGGCTAACATGAAGTGGGAACTTATACCGCGCCGTAATGTTGTGCCAGCAACTAACATGGTTTTATTTGAGGCATCTGGTGATCAAGGCATTAATTTTACAGATCCTATGTTTGCACGAACAATTATTTATCGTTATGACATGGATCCAAAAGGCGCCCTTAATGACATTGTTCCTCAATTAATATGGAAACGAAATGCTCAACAGGTGTGGGCAGATTTTAGCGAACGTTTTGGTATACCTTTAGTATCTGCAGAAACATCAATCACAGATGCAAAAGAACTAAAGAGAATTGAAACGATGATGCGTCAGTTAGGTCGGGCGGCTCAAGCTGTACTCCCCGAAGGTGCAAAAATTACAATCCACGATGCTGCAACCAAAGGGGATCCGCATAAGGTATTTCTTGAACAAATTACGATTACCAATAATGAAATTGGTAAAAGGATAGTGGGTGGAACGATGCTTACCGATGATGGATCTAGCTTAAGCCAAAGCGAAGTGCATGAACGAACACTAGATGAAAAAATAGGAGAAAGCGACCGTCGTATGATTGAATTTACTGTTAATGGTAAGTTGATACCTATTTTAAATACATGGGGTTTTGGTTTTAAGGAAGGCGACCGGTTTGTATTTGACAGATCAGAAGATCTAACCATGGCCGAACACTGGGATATTGTAAGCGATGCCTTAACACATTACGAAATAGATGCTGAATGGGTAAGCCGTAGATTCAATATTCCTATTGTTGGTAAAAAAGAAACTACAAGTGCTGCATCTATAATTCCAACAGCCTTAAGCAAAAATTTTCGTTAGGGAGTAGTCCAACGGCTACGGCTACTCCCAAAGCCTTATACGAGCCATGTCCACATTGCGGAGGTAAACACCCCAGCGCAACTAACAGCCTGCCAGAAGGTGTTGAAAGTAAAATTAAAAGCCTTTTAAATACGCTTTTAAAAGATGTTTTCAATAACAAAATTAAGGCCGGAGACATTTATAAAAAACTATTAAAAATAGTAGGTAGTACGTTACAACAAGCTACAACCGAAAGCACAGGCACAAGCTTTGTTCAAGTAGACTGGAGTACACCTGATGCCAATATGTTGCAGCGTTTAACACAAGATGTTTGGCAATTTTCAGCCGCTAAAAACTATCAGCAAATGCAAGATATGACACTCGCTTTGCTGGATGATGATGGCAAGCTGCGCAGCTTTGCCGACTTTAAAGAAGAGGCCACAAAGACACATACAAAATATAATAGTACCTGGTTAAAAACTGAGTACGACCATGCCGTAGGTTCAGCAACCATGGCCAGCCGGTGGAGCGAGTTTGAAGAAAACGCAGCCGATCAGCCTTATTTAAAATACCAAACGGTAGGCGATAACAATGTAAGGCACGAACACCAGTTATTAAATGGTATCGTTCGCAAAATAACCGATAGTTTTTGGAACAAGTATTTCCCGCCTAATGGTTGGAAATGCCGTTGTGATGTAGTTCAGCTGTCGGCAAGTTATGCAAGTGAAACTGAAGCTTTACCAAAAGTTCCTATTGATAGTATGTTTGCCACTAATTTGGCTAAAACAGGAATGATATTTCCCAAAAACCATCCATACTATGACGGAGTGACGGATGATGTAATGAAACGTGCCGTTGCCAGTTTACCCGATGATGTGGCTTACAATAATGTTTACACAAGCGAGTCGGGTAATACGGTTGACTTACATATTTATCACGGCCTAAACGAAACGCCGGGCAATATTAAAACCGCTAAGTTTTTAGCTGATAACGGTTACGATGTTAAGCTATTGCCTGTACTGGATAAGGATGATAACGACATTAGAGAGCTGGTTTATAAAACCACCTCGTTTGTAAAAGGCAAAAACCCTGATGCATTAATCGACAACAAGTATTTGGTTGACCTTAAAAACTGTAAAAACAGCAGTGTTAGTGCAATTCATAACGGCATACGTAAAGCAAAAGACCAGTGTAATTATGGTGTAATAAACTTACCTGAAGTTATGGATAGCGATAATGTTGAGGATGCGGTTAGAGGACAAATGAAACACGCCAAAACAATTAAAGAAACATGGGTGATTAATGGTGATGAGTTATTGAAATACGATCGCAAAGGTTTAGGACTGGATTAAAAACAAAACGGCCAGCTAATAAATTAACCGACCGTTTTGGGAAGTGTGGGACTGCTCCCTCACTGGCACAAATATACGATACAATTAATTAAAAAACAATACTATGGACGGACAAGCAAAAGTTACTTTGTTGTTAGAGATGAAAAACCGAATTAAAACAGGTATGTCCGAAGCTAAAAAAAAGGTAAATAGTGGTGTGGGGGCAATGAAAGCAAAACTTTCTGAACTAAAAAAACACCACGTTGCAATGTTTTCGGCAATGAGTGCGCAATTCCCGATGTTTGGTAATGCAATAAGCACATTGGGTAATCCGTACACATTGTTAATTGGCGGTGTGGTGGCGTTGACTATGTTTTTAAGTAATGCCACGGGTGCAGCCGCCGATTTTAATCATGAATTTTTAGCCATTAAGCAGCTCAATCTCGATAAGAGCACCGAGCAAATGAACGCTTACAAAGATTCTATTAAAGCGGTAGCATTTGAAACAGGGCAAAACCTGTTAGATACTACCAAGGCTTTTTACGATATTCAATCCGCTACCGGGTTGTTTGGAAAAGATGTTGCCGATATTACCACAAAGGTAGGAAACTACGCTCTGGTAACAGGAGCCAAACTACCCGATGCTGTAAACCAAACCGTTAAGGCGATGAAGGCTTTTGGGGTTGGAGTAGATGGTATTGATAATTTATTAACCGCTAACGCAAAAACAATACAGTTAGGAATTACTACCTATGACGAACTAGCGCGAGTCCAAACAGAATTTGCAGGAGCAGCGGCTGGAGCTGGACAAAATGTAGATACTGCGAACAAGATGTTTTCAGTGTTTACTGCTATTGCCAAGGATAGTGTTACTGCAGCTACAATGACAAAAAGCGCCTTTGAAGGCTTTACTCAGGCTGGTACCGTTAAAGGGTTAAAAGGTATTGGCATTGAAATGTACGACGTAAACGGAAATATGCGGGATATGACCAGCATTTTAAAAGATGTTTCAACACAGTTTAAAGGAATGACATCAAAACAGATTGATGAAACAATTTCTAAAATTGGCGGTCCGGAGGGGTTACGTAATTTATTGATTAAATTAAAGACTGACGCCAACGGACTATTAGATACATTTGAAAAATACGACAAGGTTCAGTTTGATTGGTCTAAGGCTATCAAAAACGCCAAAGGTGATTTCCGAACTATATCAGCGATGGCAAAAAACAGGCTAGGGGTTGTTATGGCCGAAATTGGTGAGAAATTTTTACCATTATGGGTTATGGCATTAGAGAAAGTAAATAATGTACTAGACTTTGTTTTTAAAAATTTTGATACCATTTGGGCTGTAGTTAAAAACGTAGGTATTGCTTTAGGAGTTGCAAAGTTGGCTATGATTGCTTTTAATGTAATTACAGCTGCAAATCCGATTGGTGCAATTATAACAGCCTTTGTTCTACTTATTACTTATATAACTATAGCTTATAAAAAGTTCGATCAGTTTGGATCATTGATGATTGCGGCTTTAGGACCTCTGGGTATGTTGGTGAATATGTTTTTAAACATCAAGAATAACTGGAGTAGTATTATTGACTCTTTTAAGAATGGAGGTTTACTTGAAGGCATTAAACGTTTAGGGCTGGTATTAATTGATGCATTAGTAATGCCAATTCAACAAGCTTTGAACTTGATTGGAAAAATACCTGGACTTGAATTTGCTAACAAATGGGCAGGTAGCGTTGATAAATTTAGGAATCAAGTGTTAGGTATAAATACTAATGTTGATCCGGATCCTAAAAACGATCCAGACGGAAGTCCTACCCCTTTTGGTACGGTGGAAGATCCTTTTGGCGAAAACAATGGAACAAATGCAGATGGTAGTTTAGACAACTCTATTAATAAGATAACCGGTAGTGCCAAACAGGTTAAAAACATTACTGTAAACATTGATGCATTTAACAAAGGTGGTATTAACACTGCTAATACAACACTAAATAAAATGCAACCAGAAGAACTAGAGCAATGGATGACAAATATGTTTTTACGAGTTGTACGAAATGTGGAAACAAGCTATTAGGATGCAAGAAACAAGAAGCTATATTTTAACCCTTGACAGGGTTAGCAAGGCGGTAAACAAACTACCTGCACGGGCAGCTACTGAGGCGGTAAACTTTAGTAAGGAAAGATTTCGTGCGCAAAACTGGATTGATAACTCTACGCAGCCATGGAAAAAGCGCAAGGTGGTTAAAAATGAAAGCAACCGAAAATCGGGGCGGGCTACGCTGGTTGATACAGGACGTTTAAGGCGAAGCATTCGAAAAGTTCGCGTAAGCAAAACCAGCGCCATTATTGGTACAGATGTTCCTTATGCGGAAGCGCATAACGATGGTTATAGAGGCAGGGTGAAACAACGAGTTAGAGCGCATACTAGAACTACAATACATGGCAAAGTAAATGTAAAAACACATAGCCGCGTTATAAATTTGAACCTTCCACGGCGTAGGTTTATTGGTAATTCAGCACAGTTAGAAAAGCAAATAACACGAATGATGACTTTAGAGATTAGGAGGGCAATCAATGTATAAACTTTATAAAAAAATCGCACAAGCATTCACTGATAAAAAACAGATGTTTATCGATAGGGGCTTAATGCCGGTAAGGCAATGTGATATATATATGGGACAGCCAGATGACCCCGAAAGCTTTGAATTGTTTTTTCCTGCCGTATTTGTAGACTGGGCAATTACACCTGGAGGACCAGGGGAGGAAGATTTAATTGTAATTGATTTTCACATTGTTGAGGAACCGGGTACACACTCAGAAAATTTTAGTAACCGCTTAAATGAAAGTCTTAATTATATAAAACGAATAAAAGCGGTTAAGTACTTAATGAATAGGTTACGGGCGTCAAATTCTACGCCACTTACTTACAATGGAGAACGCCCCCGTACAACGCCTTTTTTCAAGTATCACATTGTTAGCTATAAGTGTTACATAGATGCCGACACTGAAAGTATTTGGCGATCCGAAATGGATGATACAATTCCGAATGACGTAGGAGTTGTAAATCGTAATTTAAAAGAAACCGAAACAAAGCCTATTCCATCACCCATCATCGATACTTATTAGACATAAAAAAAAGCCCTGCAATCGCAAAATTGCAGGGCTTTTTATTAATCGCGTCAAAGAAAAAGTTACTTAATTACTAAAGTATAATCTTTAAAATTAACATCTTCTCCAGCATCCATCCATTCGCCATTAGGAGCAAAAACACCTTGTGCAAATGATAACTCTTCATTTTCTTTAAAACACCTGACCATTACAGACTTTGTTTTCGTGTCTTTTACCAGCTGATCTATCAAATGATGTTTGATATGATTACTTAGTTCTAAGCTATCCAATTCATCTTTAACAACGACATTAATTGAAGCTCGTTTAATTTTAATAATAGGTACATCTTTAACACTTTCAACAACTGAAGCATTTATGTTTGCTGGTTCTTTGTATTTTAGTATTTCATTA comes from the Saccharicrinis fermentans DSM 9555 = JCM 21142 genome and includes:
- a CDS encoding Clp protease ClpP, coding for MFKVEKLADKAVLTIYGYVGGYYMDYRNVAAAIEEVKQTGYNKLDFRMHTYGGSVFDGNLIYNFLSGFDGELNIYIDGVAASMGFIIMLAAPVENVHIAENGLGMCHSPSGGANGTAKDLEQAANLLRLLEKNFKAVLKERTGKTDDEIESWFDGSDYWFDADQLIEMRLVGSKFKPKENIQSLDTDTASAIGARATYERFAALTTTQKTQLNSKAEMNKAEMITRYDLTSVTAESTDEEILAAIDAKMQAKDDAAKAERKKAIVAAVDVAIAAGKITKEQKSDYVARGEKLGLDDLNGIFADMQKADSIISHIKGDKAGLPSSSAERKAWTWDDYQSKAPGDLEAMAETDPEQFKALYKAEYGVEPEV
- a CDS encoding DUF1804 family protein; amino-acid sequence: MAKEKEQKIARVLFVEQGKTAKEISRLVNVSEQTLSKWINTKNWRAERNARLSAPGVRTDNIKQLINDLTEQRLTLTRELKEAESNLDLERCTELRSSIAKVDDGVSKWNKTLETINKESTVTLSTYLAVMEMIFDALREHDEKLFLQMLDFQEVHLNDVSLKFK
- a CDS encoding phage protein Gp36 family protein, which produces MAFLKESDYTVLIRSEIEKIIDATTERSKILTAEKMAIAQMRNHLSGRLDVDAIFIDAPADGEDDLRDQYIVMLAIDITLYHLWTKEGGNNIPKTRELRYNDALKWLQDIQAGAQSDLPLATEDGIEQGLVKIWSASAPEDNTY
- a CDS encoding phage portal protein family protein, with the translated sequence MRITENITKEFLWGAFKKTTSPLMAAAGNSKGIITQLISEFADRSRSDIKKWRAALSAFEDPDDPKSVLLQDLLRNLMSDGHLMAQIQIRKAATLSNRFMVIDKNGQEVEEKTELLQTEWFFDIMEHLLDSRFFGYSVLELTDPANMKWELIPRRNVVPATNMVLFEASGDQGINFTDPMFARTIIYRYDMDPKGALNDIVPQLIWKRNAQQVWADFSERFGIPLVSAETSITDAKELKRIETMMRQLGRAAQAVLPEGAKITIHDAATKGDPHKVFLEQITITNNEIGKRIVGGTMLTDDGSSLSQSEVHERTLDEKIGESDRRMIEFTVNGKLIPILNTWGFGFKEGDRFVFDRSEDLTMAEHWDIVSDALTHYEIDAEWVSRRFNIPIVGKKETTSAASIIPTALSKNFR
- a CDS encoding phage minor head protein produces the protein MQDMTLALLDDDGKLRSFADFKEEATKTHTKYNSTWLKTEYDHAVGSATMASRWSEFEENAADQPYLKYQTVGDNNVRHEHQLLNGIVRKITDSFWNKYFPPNGWKCRCDVVQLSASYASETEALPKVPIDSMFATNLAKTGMIFPKNHPYYDGVTDDVMKRAVASLPDDVAYNNVYTSESGNTVDLHIYHGLNETPGNIKTAKFLADNGYDVKLLPVLDKDDNDIRELVYKTTSFVKGKNPDALIDNKYLVDLKNCKNSSVSAIHNGIRKAKDQCNYGVINLPEVMDSDNVEDAVRGQMKHAKTIKETWVINGDELLKYDRKGLGLD
- a CDS encoding phage tail tape measure protein → MDGQAKVTLLLEMKNRIKTGMSEAKKKVNSGVGAMKAKLSELKKHHVAMFSAMSAQFPMFGNAISTLGNPYTLLIGGVVALTMFLSNATGAAADFNHEFLAIKQLNLDKSTEQMNAYKDSIKAVAFETGQNLLDTTKAFYDIQSATGLFGKDVADITTKVGNYALVTGAKLPDAVNQTVKAMKAFGVGVDGIDNLLTANAKTIQLGITTYDELARVQTEFAGAAAGAGQNVDTANKMFSVFTAIAKDSVTAATMTKSAFEGFTQAGTVKGLKGIGIEMYDVNGNMRDMTSILKDVSTQFKGMTSKQIDETISKIGGPEGLRNLLIKLKTDANGLLDTFEKYDKVQFDWSKAIKNAKGDFRTISAMAKNRLGVVMAEIGEKFLPLWVMALEKVNNVLDFVFKNFDTIWAVVKNVGIALGVAKLAMIAFNVITAANPIGAIITAFVLLITYITIAYKKFDQFGSLMIAALGPLGMLVNMFLNIKNNWSSIIDSFKNGGLLEGIKRLGLVLIDALVMPIQQALNLIGKIPGLEFANKWAGSVDKFRNQVLGINTNVDPDPKNDPDGSPTPFGTVEDPFGENNGTNADGSLDNSINKITGSAKQVKNITVNIDAFNKGGINTANTTLNKMQPEELEQWMTNMFLRVVRNVETSY
- a CDS encoding phage virion morphogenesis protein, yielding MQETRSYILTLDRVSKAVNKLPARAATEAVNFSKERFRAQNWIDNSTQPWKKRKVVKNESNRKSGRATLVDTGRLRRSIRKVRVSKTSAIIGTDVPYAEAHNDGYRGRVKQRVRAHTRTTIHGKVNVKTHSRVINLNLPRRRFIGNSAQLEKQITRMMTLEIRRAINV